A genomic segment from Gorilla gorilla gorilla isolate KB3781 chromosome 3, NHGRI_mGorGor1-v2.1_pri, whole genome shotgun sequence encodes:
- the SCOC gene encoding short coiled-coil protein isoform X1, whose translation MRRRVFSSQDWRASSWDGTGFFSRRTFCGRSGRSCRRQLVQVSRLGVSAGSLPLPAPQAEDHSSRILYPRPKSLLPKMMNADMDAVDAENQVELEEKTRLINQVLELQHTLEDLSARVDAVKEENLKLKSENQVLGQYIENLMSASSVFQTTDTKSKRK comes from the exons ATGCGCAGGCGTGTATTCTCGAGTCAGGATTGGCGGGCGAGCAgctgggacgggacgggattctTCTCACGGCGCACGTTCTGTGGGCGGAGTGGGCGGAGCTGCCGGCGTCAGTTGGTCCAAGTGTCCCGGCTTGGGGTGTCGGCCGGATCCCTCCCTCTCCCGGCGCCTCAAGCGGAAG ACCATTcatcaagaattttgtatccaagGCCCAAAAGTTTGTTACCCAAGATGATGAATGCTGACATGGATG CAGTTGATGCTGAAAATCAAGTGGAACTGGAGGAAAAAACAAGACTTATTAATCAAGTGTTGGAACTCCAACACACACTTGAAG atcTCTCTGCAAGAGTAGATGCAGTTAAGGAAGAAAATCTGAAGCTAAAATCAGAAAACCAAGTTCTTGGACAATATATAGAAAACCTCATGTCAGCTTCTAGTGTTTTTCAAACAACTgacacaaaaagcaaaagaaagtaa
- the SCOC gene encoding short coiled-coil protein isoform X2, with product MMNADMDAVDAENQVELEEKTRLINQVLELQHTLEDLSARVDAVKEENLKLKSENQVLGQYIENLMSASSVFQTTDTKSKRK from the exons ATGATGAATGCTGACATGGATG CAGTTGATGCTGAAAATCAAGTGGAACTGGAGGAAAAAACAAGACTTATTAATCAAGTGTTGGAACTCCAACACACACTTGAAG atcTCTCTGCAAGAGTAGATGCAGTTAAGGAAGAAAATCTGAAGCTAAAATCAGAAAACCAAGTTCTTGGACAATATATAGAAAACCTCATGTCAGCTTCTAGTGTTTTTCAAACAACTgacacaaaaagcaaaagaaagtaa